From the genome of Pseudarthrobacter sp. NIBRBAC000502772:
TCGCTGTCGCGTGTCGGGCGGTGTGATCTGGATCTCGTGACGAGCGGCGCGTTGAGGCCGGTGAACGGCATGGTGTGGGGGTCCAGCGGTTGTGTCTGGTTGTCGGGTACGGGTAGGCATACGGTTATCTCTCAGCTGGCTCCGATGAGCGAGCTGTTACGCAGGGAGTTCGCGTAATTCATATGCGATTTTCACGAGGAGGTGATGTCCAGTGGCGACTCCTGAAGAAGTGCCGACTACTGAAAATCGGTCTGATCTGCTGGCGAAGTTTGGCTTGGACGGACAGAACAAGGCGACCATGGGTCGAGTGTTGGGGACCGGCTCCATCGCTGAGGCGACCGAACGTGCTGACGGCACGATGGAGGCGACGATCCGGATCAAGGAAGACGAGTGCTGCTGGGAACCAGCGATCCTGGTCCTGCCGCACGGCGGTGAACTTGAACTGACGGTCATTAACGATGACACGAACACGCACGCCTGCCTGTTGCCCAATAATGGCGGCCCGAAGTTCCTCGGGTTGCTGAACCACTCGAAGGGCCGGGCGACGATCAACCTGGATGGCCCGGGTTACTACTGGTACAGCTCACCGGCAGGCAACGACGAGGGCCGCGGTCTGACCGCCGCAATCGTTGTGAAGGGCGAAGTGCCCCCAGAAGCCCGGCTGGATCGACCCAACCAGCCCCGCCCATAGAAGACGCGTACGTCGTCGTCCCAGGTCGGCTGGGGTGGATGGCTCGAAGGCATCATCCCCGCAATGAGCGCCGCGGGCCACGGTAGCGCGTTGATCGCCTTCGCCCTGCCCAGCTGATTCCAACCCAAATACCCATCCAGAGACCGAAAGGAAAAAAGACCATGAACGTTGATAACAATCTGAAAAAGTGGGAAGCGCCCACACTCGCGGAAATCCGCGTGTCCGCCGAAGTAACCGCCTACGTGGCAACCAAGTAGAAAACCGGGGGGGGTGCCAGGCCAGATTGGCCCGGTACCCCTCCGGCGACACAGCGAAAAGGGTGTGATCGGTGATGTGGATGCACGTACTGTTCAACACCTCACCCGACATCCAGTTACAAATAGAGTCCCTCGAGGCTCGCCTAAAGGAGTAGCCATGGCTGGGAGCCCGGACGCCCACGTCGACCGTACGTACGACCAGACCCTGGCCGCGCGGCGGTCGCCCAACCAACGGAATTGTCCCGTGGCAAGCGGAAACCCTCATGACGGTAAGCCCCAAAGGCTCGACCTGAGCTGCTTATCTCGGCCTAGACGCGCCGCCAATCCGTTGGGCGAGGACTTTGACTACGCCAAGGAGTTCCTCTCGCTGGACCTCGGGGACCTGGCACGCGATGTGGACGAGGTGTTGACTACCTCGCAGGACTGGTGGCCCGCCGACTTCGGACATTACGGACCGCTTGTGCTGCGAATGGCCTGGCACAGTGCCGGCACTTACCGCGTCGGTGACGGTCGGGGAGGTCCCAGCGCGGGAATGCAGCGCTTCGCCCCGTTGAACGGCTGGCCTGATAACCGCAACCTGGACAAGGCGCGCCGACTCCTATGGCCCGTTAAACAGAAGTACGGCCACCGGATCTCCTGGGCCGATCTGATGATCTTCGCGGGTAACCGTGCGCTGGAGTCCATGGGCTTCACGACATTCGGGTTCGGCGGTGGCCGGGAGGATGTATGGGAGGCCGACGCGACCTACTGGGGGCCAGAAGACACGTGGTTCGCCGACGCGCGACACAGCGGCGTCCGGGATCTGCACGAGCCCCTAGCGGCCAGCGAGATGGGACTGATCTACGTCGATCCGCAGGGTCCAGCCACGATGCCCGACCCGATCGCCGCCGCACGCGACATTCGTCAGACGTTCCGTCGCATGGGGTTAGACGACGAGGAGACCGTCGCACTGACTGCGGGCGGGCACACGTTCGGCAAGACCCATGGCGCGGCCGACCCAGCCCGCTGCCTCGGGCCCGAACCCGACGCCGCGCCGCTCGAGCTACAAGGTTTGGGCTGGGCAAGCCACTTCGGAACTGGCAACGGTGCCGACACCGTCACCAGTGGGCTCGAAGGAATCTGGACACCCACCCCGACCAGATGGGACAACAGCTTCCTGGAGGTACTGTTCGACTATGAGTGGGACGTGACGCTCAGCCCTGCCGGGCAATGGCAGTGGATCCCGAGCGACGGTGCCGGTGCCGGCACCGTCCCGGACGCCCATGACCCGTCCAAGACCCATGTCCCGACGGTACTCACCACGGATCTGGCATTGAAGGAGGACCGGGTATACGGGGCGATCGCTCGGCGATTCCTAGAGAATCCAGACCAGATGGCGGATGCGTTCGCTCGTGCCTGGTTCAAACTTACGCACATCGATATGGGCCCAACCCAGCGCTACCTGGGACCACTTGTCCCGTCCGAACAACTGATCTGGCAGGACCCGCTGCCCGACGTCGACCACGAGCTCGTCGATGCTGACGACGTTGCTGCGTTCAAGAGCCAAGTGCTCGAGTCGGGCCTGTCGGTTGGGCAACTGGTCTTCACGGCATGGGCTTCGGCTTCCACGTTCCGAAACAGCGACAAGCGCGGTGGGGCTAATGGTGCCCGAATCCGTCTCGAACCGCAGCGAAGCTGGGATGTCAATGAACCTGAAACGCTGGGTACGGTGCTGGGCACACTTGAACAGATCCGCAAGCAGTTCAACGATTCCCAGCGTGGCGGCAAAAAGATCTCGATTGCCGACCTGATCGTGCTTGGCGGATGCGCCGCGGTCGAACATGCTGCCGCCAGGGCCGGTCACGACATCGTGGTCCCATTCCGGCCGGGACGCACGGATGCAACGCAGGAATGGACCGACCCCGAATGGTTCGCCGTGCTGGAACCGAAAGCGGACGCATTCCGCAGCTACTTCGGCAAGGGCAACCGATTACCATCGGAAGTTCTGCTCATCGATCGTGCGGGACAACTGACCCTCAGTGCCCCCGAGATGACGGTGTTGCTGGGTGGCCTGCGCGTGCTAGGCGCCAACCACAGCCGATCCCCCCTAGGCGTGCTCACCTCGACACCGGGCTCGCTGACCAACGACTTCTTCGTCAACCTGCTCGACATGGACACAGTGTGGGCGCCAAGACCAGACGACGCCACGGCGGAGGCAACTTACGAGGGCCGCGACCGGCACACTGACGAGCTCAAGTGGGTCGCAAGTCGCACGGACCTCGTTTTTGCGAACGACTCTGAACTGCGTGCGCTGTCGGAGGTCTACGCGAGCCAGCACGCTGAAAAGAAGTTCATACGCGACTTCGCGTCCGCGTGGCACAAGGTCATGAACATTGACCGGTTCGACCGGTGACGATGATCCCAGCTGCCGGATTATGCGGTTTAGTTAGCTACTCTGCCATCTAAACCTCCATTCAGGGTTTGGGCTTCTAGCGGTCCTGGAGGTCAGGTCTTTGGCGTTTATCTTGAGTTTTGTCCGGAGTGTGGTCGAAATTAGCCACTCCACAACTCGCAGGCAATGGCCTGACCCCCAAGGAAACGTTAGGAGATCGGCCGCGTCAGGGCTTTCCGTTTCGATAACGAAATGGTGAAGCTACGCCGCTCTGAGACCCAGTCTCTCGTAATCGCACCACTGGTCACGCATGTCCTGTCCATGGACCATGGCTTGGACACCTTTCCGGCAGCCAAGGATTCGGCCACGAGTGGCATGGCCGTCCTGAGATTCTCGGACGCCTGAATCAAGAAGAACGCCCAGCGATCGCCTCAACCGGCCCTATCGGCAAATATCGTAAACCAACGGCTAGATTCCTGCGTAGACCGGCAACAGGACCTGCGGTTTCACGCGCTTAGTACAACCTCCAGCTGCGCTCCTTCGGACTGTCCACCTGCGGCTGGAACGTCCACCAATCCTAAAGTGCAGTCAGAACCATCAGAAAACAGTGTTACCGCTGCCTGCTCGTTTCGGGATCATGGAACCGGAAAGCATCTGTTCGGCCGCTACTGGGCCGATGACCGCTCACGGAGCAGCCGGCCGGAATCTCAACGAACAGTGCCGGCCCAACAGCCCTTCAACTCACGAAGGGCTGACAACAGAAAATCAGAGGAGTCAAAGATGTCTCTTGGAATTGTTTTCCTTTCCGAAGTATTCGGAACCGCGATGCTCACCCTGCTGGGCTGCGGTGTCGTGGCCAACGTTGCTCTGAAGGGCACAAAAGGCAACAGCGGCGGGTTCCTGATGGTGACCTGGGGATGGGGCATCGCCGTCTTCGCGGGTGTTTATGTTGCCGCCAAATCCGGCGCCCACCTCAATCCCGCCGTCACGCTGGGCCTGCTGGTAAACGGCAAGGGCGAATACGCCCCGGACGTCAAGGTCGATGTCGCCTCGACGCTGACCTACTTCGGCGGTGAACTGACCGGAGCATTCCTGGGTGCGGTCATTTGCTGGGCCGCGTACAAGCAGCACTACGATGCCGAGCCCGTGGCAGCCAACAAGCTCGCGACGTTCTCCACTGGCCCGGCCATCCGGTCCACCACCTGGAACCTCGTCACGGAGATCATCGGCACCTTCGTGCTGGTATTCGTCATCCTGACCTTTGGCGGGACGCCCTCGGGTCTGGGACCGCTGGCGGTCGCCCTGCTCGTGGTGGGCATCGGTGTATCACTGGGCGGACCGACGGGCTATGCCATCAACCCGGCCCGTGACCTCGGGCCGCGCATCGCACACGCAATCCTGCCCATCAAGGGCAAGGGTTCCAGCGACTGGAGCTACTCCTGGATCCCTGTTGTCGGCCCCCTAATCGGCGGAACACTGGCCGGAGCCGTCGCCGCTGTGGTCCCGATCATCGCCGCAGCAGCCTCCTGATCGCCCAAGCCCAGATAGATGCACAAGCCCAGCCCTTAGACAACAGACAGTTCTGACTCAGGTACGCCAACTTCGAATAACCGGGGCCTTAATTTTCCGCATCCGTTCCCTACAGAAAGAGACAACATCATGAAACTCCAAGTCGCTATTGACCTCCTGACCACCGAAGCCGCCCTCGAACTGGCTGGCAAGGTCGCCGAATACGTGGACATCATCGAACTCGGCACCCCCTTGATCAAGGCCGAAGGCCTCTCCGTCGTCACCGCGGTCAAAAAAGCACACCCGGACAAGATTGTCTTCGCAGATCTGAAGACCATGGACGCCGGCGAACTTGAAGCCGACATCGCCTTCAACGCCGGCGCCGACCTGGTCACCGTGCTCGGCGTCGCCGACGACTCCACCATCGCCGGTGCTGTCAAAGCAGCCAAGGCCCACAACAAGGGCGTCGTCGTTGACCTCATCGGCGTGGCAGACAAGATCACCCGCGCCCAGGAAGTCCGCGCCCTGGGTGCGAAGTTCGTCGAGATGCACGCCGGCCTGGACGAGCAGGCCCAGCCCGGTTACGACTTGAACGGGCTGCTCCGCGCTGGCGTAGAAGCCCGCGTTCCGTTCTCCGTCGCAGGCGGCGTGAAGCCGAGCACCATCGACGCTGTCCAGCAGGCCGGCGCCGATGTCGCCGTCGTCGGCGGCGCCATCTACGGGGCAGCCGACCCGGCCCTGGTAGCCAAGGAACTCCGTGGCGCAATCATGTGGCGCCCCGCACCCTAGAGCGGCGGGAGACGCCGCGTCCGGGTCCTGTCACCGCACCTCAAAGGGATACAGAATTACTTCGCGGGTGGATCCGGTCCGGGCGATCGAGGTCGCCTCTGCAGGCGCCATGTCCTGGCAGTTTTCCGTCAATGACCCTGAACGGCGCGAGCACCTGACCCCTACGGATCATCGCAATCTCTTCTTCGCGTTGGCACTGTTCGTCTCCGTGGACTCCGTCAGGTCGCTGACCGGAAACGGCGAAGCACAACATTCCCTCCGGGCATCATTCCCGCCGCCCTGAGTCTGGCAATCATGCCCGTGCTGCCTCGGTAAGCCGGCCTGGCCGCACTGGGGCATTTAGACGTTCCGGTCCAAATGTTCCACATTAGATCTCCAGCAGATACGGGCGGGACCGGATTTACCGGGCGCCTACGATCACGGCAGACGGGGCCACATCTTTCCCGACGGAGCGCCGCTACGTCACGCCCGGCGGTTATGCGGGTGGGCCGACGGTCCATCAAGTGATGAAAGCCCTCACGAATCATGGCCTCTGAACTTACCGCCAGTGTTTTCTGTTGCCTGCGGACGAAGCAGCGCAAGAAACTCCTTGGCCTCGTCCCGAACCTGCCTATTCTGGCCGAAAGCGCGGCCTGTTTGTCGCCTCTGAGTCAGTCAGCACCATCCTGAGCCACGGCACTGCACGTCGAACCTACTGCCCGGGTGCAGATGACTTCGATCAGACCCGACTCGGATACATGTACGTGCGTAACAGGTGTTACATCCACTTGCGGATATGGTTATGCCATGAACTGGTTGCTCCTGATTGTCCGTTTGCCTCCCGGGGAGTCGTCCCGGACGAGGGTTGCTGTGTGGCGGGAACTGCGCAAGTTCGGTGCCGCACCGGTGTCATCCGGTGTATGGACAGTGCCTGAAACGCCGTATTTTTCCTCGGCTGTTCAGAAGGTCGTGGAGTTGGCGGCCCGCGGTTCCGGGGAGGTGCTCGTTCTACCCACGCCCGGAGCCGAAGACCACGCAGCAGATCCGCTTCGTTCCGCTTTCCGCAATCAGCGCCTGGACGAATGGCAAGAGTTCTCCCGTGACTGTAAGGCCTTCGAAGAAGAAATCGCCAAGGAGACACGGAACAGGAAATTCACCCTCGCCGAGCTGGAGGAGAAAGAGCAGAGCATGGAGCGGCTGCGCCGTTGGTTCCGGGATCTGAAGAGCCGCGACGTTCTTGAACTCGCAGAAGCCGATGCCGCTGAAGACCTTCTGCGCCAATGCGCTGTCCTCTTTGATGAATACGCCGAGCGCGTCTATTCCGCGCTGCACGCCCCGGCCGGCCCGCTTCTTAGTCCAGGGAACGGAGAGTAGGACCGTGGACTGGTGGGAGACTCTGCCGGCTATCCTGGCCGGAGTGGCAGCGGTATATGTTGTCTTGTTGGCTGGGCTGTGGGTTTATGCCCGCCGTCACCCGGAAACCGTGGCGATGAAGGACGCGTTGCGTCTACTACCGGACCTGCTGCGCGTGATCCGGAGGCTTACGACCGACAAAACTGTTTCGCCCGGCGTGCGGGTCAAACTAATACTGCTGCTCGCCTACCTGCTCTCACCGTTGGACTTCGTCCCGGATTTCCTCCCCGTGATCGGCTACGCCGACGACGTAATCATCGTCGTCATTGTCCTGCGCTCCGCCATCCGTTCCGCAGGGCCTGAACCGCTCCGTCGGCACTGGCCCGGCACCCCAGCCGGCCTGCTGATCATCGAACGGCTTGCCGGGATCAGTCAGTCCGGCGACAAATCCCGACACCCGTAAGGGTAGGTCCCGAATCAGACAAGACAGGCTGACAGGGCCGGATGCGACCTCGCGTATCGTCTCTACAGGCGGCCTTCAACAAGGAGCCCAACAGTGCGATCGATTCAGCGTCGCTGCTTTCTTATTTCACGACGGTGGGCGTCCGCCCGGCGGCTGGAGCAGTGCTTACACATATCGGCATAGGGACAAGCCTCTTTTGGGCAGGTGCTCGAAGGCAGTAGCCGCCAGCCCACGGGCTTTGACCGTGGGTGCTTCCCGGCCAACTGCGTTCGTTATGTCCACCAGCAGCAGCGTTGTGCGGCCAGCGTTCAGGAGTCCGGTGTTCACCGGCCCGAGGTGCGCCCTTGGCGAGGTCGACGGCGCGTTCGCATTCGGTGCGGACGGTGCTATCGACGAGCTTCCTGCAGCGGAGGCTCATCTTGGGCGGAAACGTGACCAAGCAGCGTCATGAGCGCTTGCAATGACGCGTCCGCGATGACCAGATCCGTGGCATAGGTGCGGCGGAGTGATGCAAGTGATTTACCCAGCCCCGCGGCTGGGGCAGGGGACGGCGCGTGCGCCGATACCTTAACTACTTCAGCGAGCGTTGGGATTGCTGGACCAAGACAAAATGCCCAAATAATAAGTGTACGAACCATAGACCTCGGCGGACCGGTGTGCCTACACTGGCCGGACCCTCAACGCCAGGACGCTGTCCGCCGCTGATCAGGACAGATCCCCGCCCTTGTAGGGGTGCATCGGAACACGCCAGTTTCACGACGGCTCCCGAGAGCTGTGCCGTGAGGACAAGAGGAGAGCAGGATGACAGGGAACAAAGCCGTTGCCTACAAGGCGCCCGGCAAGGTTGAGCTGATCGATATCGACTACCCGAGTTTTGAACTCAAGGACGGGCCGGGCGTCAATCCGGCGAACGTGGGGCGCTCAGTACTTCATGGTGCCATCATCAAGACCGTGGCCACCAATATCTGCGGCTCGGACCAGCACATGGTCCGGGGGCGCACCACGGCGCCGCCGGACCTGGTGCTGGGACACGAGATCACCGGCGAGGTGGTGGAGGTGGGCCCCGGAGTTGAATTCATCAAGGTGGGGGACATCTGTTCGGTGCCTTTCAATATCGCTTGCGGCCGGTGCCGGAATTGTAAGGAACGCAAGACCGGCATCTGCCTGAACGTGAATCCGGACCGCCCCGGCAGTGCCTATGGATATGTGGACATGGGCGGCTGGGTGGGCGGCCAGGCCAACTACGTCCTGGTGCCGTACGCGGACTGGAACCTGCTGAAGTTCCCGGACAAGGACCAGGCCCTCGAAAAGATTCTGGATCTCGCCATGCTCTCGGACATTTTCCCTACGGGATTCCATGGTGCCGTGACAGCGGGAGTCGGGGTGGGGTCCACGGTGTATGTGGCCGGTGCCGGACCTGTGGGCCTTGCAGCGGCCACCAGTGCGCAGTTGCTGGGCGCCGCCGTCGTAATCGTCGGTGACCTGAACACGGAACGGCTGGCCCAGGCGCGGAGCTTCGGGTGTGAAACCGTGGACCTGAGCCAGGGCGGGCCAGCGGAGCAGATCGAACAGATCCTGGGCGTGCCGGAGGTGGACTGCGGCGTTGACGCCGTGGGTTTCGAAGCCCGCGGCCACGGGCACGATGCCAAGGAGGCCCCGGCAACGGTCCTGAACTCGCTCATGGAGCTGACCGCCGCGGGAGGCGCCCTGGGTATCCCGGGGCTGTATGTCACAGGTGATCCGGGCGGTGTGGATGAGGCTGCCAAGAAAGGTGCGCTGAGCCTGAGCCTGGGTACGGGCTGGGCAAAGTCACTGAGCTTCACCACGGGCCAGTGCCCGGTGATGAAGTACAACCGGTCGCTGATGAT
Proteins encoded in this window:
- the hxlA gene encoding 3-hexulose-6-phosphate synthase, with the translated sequence MKLQVAIDLLTTEAALELAGKVAEYVDIIELGTPLIKAEGLSVVTAVKKAHPDKIVFADLKTMDAGELEADIAFNAGADLVTVLGVADDSTIAGAVKAAKAHNKGVVVDLIGVADKITRAQEVRALGAKFVEMHAGLDEQAQPGYDLNGLLRAGVEARVPFSVAGGVKPSTIDAVQQAGADVAVVGGAIYGAADPALVAKELRGAIMWRPAP
- a CDS encoding MIP/aquaporin family protein, with the translated sequence MSLGIVFLSEVFGTAMLTLLGCGVVANVALKGTKGNSGGFLMVTWGWGIAVFAGVYVAAKSGAHLNPAVTLGLLVNGKGEYAPDVKVDVASTLTYFGGELTGAFLGAVICWAAYKQHYDAEPVAANKLATFSTGPAIRSTTWNLVTEIIGTFVLVFVILTFGGTPSGLGPLAVALLVVGIGVSLGGPTGYAINPARDLGPRIAHAILPIKGKGSSDWSYSWIPVVGPLIGGTLAGAVAAVVPIIAAAAS
- the pqqA gene encoding pyrroloquinoline quinone precursor peptide PqqA — its product is MNVDNNLKKWEAPTLAEIRVSAEVTAYVATK
- a CDS encoding MSMEG_3727 family PQQ-associated protein, with translation MATPEEVPTTENRSDLLAKFGLDGQNKATMGRVLGTGSIAEATERADGTMEATIRIKEDECCWEPAILVLPHGGELELTVINDDTNTHACLLPNNGGPKFLGLLNHSKGRATINLDGPGYYWYSSPAGNDEGRGLTAAIVVKGEVPPEARLDRPNQPRP
- a CDS encoding Chromate resistance protein ChrB — encoded protein: MNWLLLIVRLPPGESSRTRVAVWRELRKFGAAPVSSGVWTVPETPYFSSAVQKVVELAARGSGEVLVLPTPGAEDHAADPLRSAFRNQRLDEWQEFSRDCKAFEEEIAKETRNRKFTLAELEEKEQSMERLRRWFRDLKSRDVLELAEADAAEDLLRQCAVLFDEYAERVYSALHAPAGPLLSPGNGE
- a CDS encoding YkvA family protein; amino-acid sequence: MDWWETLPAILAGVAAVYVVLLAGLWVYARRHPETVAMKDALRLLPDLLRVIRRLTTDKTVSPGVRVKLILLLAYLLSPLDFVPDFLPVIGYADDVIIVVIVLRSAIRSAGPEPLRRHWPGTPAGLLIIERLAGISQSGDKSRHP
- the katG gene encoding catalase/peroxidase HPI, with the protein product MAGSPDAHVDRTYDQTLAARRSPNQRNCPVASGNPHDGKPQRLDLSCLSRPRRAANPLGEDFDYAKEFLSLDLGDLARDVDEVLTTSQDWWPADFGHYGPLVLRMAWHSAGTYRVGDGRGGPSAGMQRFAPLNGWPDNRNLDKARRLLWPVKQKYGHRISWADLMIFAGNRALESMGFTTFGFGGGREDVWEADATYWGPEDTWFADARHSGVRDLHEPLAASEMGLIYVDPQGPATMPDPIAAARDIRQTFRRMGLDDEETVALTAGGHTFGKTHGAADPARCLGPEPDAAPLELQGLGWASHFGTGNGADTVTSGLEGIWTPTPTRWDNSFLEVLFDYEWDVTLSPAGQWQWIPSDGAGAGTVPDAHDPSKTHVPTVLTTDLALKEDRVYGAIARRFLENPDQMADAFARAWFKLTHIDMGPTQRYLGPLVPSEQLIWQDPLPDVDHELVDADDVAAFKSQVLESGLSVGQLVFTAWASASTFRNSDKRGGANGARIRLEPQRSWDVNEPETLGTVLGTLEQIRKQFNDSQRGGKKISIADLIVLGGCAAVEHAAARAGHDIVVPFRPGRTDATQEWTDPEWFAVLEPKADAFRSYFGKGNRLPSEVLLIDRAGQLTLSAPEMTVLLGGLRVLGANHSRSPLGVLTSTPGSLTNDFFVNLLDMDTVWAPRPDDATAEATYEGRDRHTDELKWVASRTDLVFANDSELRALSEVYASQHAEKKFIRDFASAWHKVMNIDRFDR
- the fdhA gene encoding formaldehyde dehydrogenase, glutathione-independent, which produces MTGNKAVAYKAPGKVELIDIDYPSFELKDGPGVNPANVGRSVLHGAIIKTVATNICGSDQHMVRGRTTAPPDLVLGHEITGEVVEVGPGVEFIKVGDICSVPFNIACGRCRNCKERKTGICLNVNPDRPGSAYGYVDMGGWVGGQANYVLVPYADWNLLKFPDKDQALEKILDLAMLSDIFPTGFHGAVTAGVGVGSTVYVAGAGPVGLAAATSAQLLGAAVVIVGDLNTERLAQARSFGCETVDLSQGGPAEQIEQILGVPEVDCGVDAVGFEARGHGHDAKEAPATVLNSLMELTAAGGALGIPGLYVTGDPGGVDEAAKKGALSLSLGTGWAKSLSFTTGQCPVMKYNRSLMMAILHDRVSIAKNVNAKAITLEDAPKGYAEFDAGAATKYVLNPNGYLS